One segment of Caldalkalibacillus thermarum DNA contains the following:
- a CDS encoding MBL fold metallo-hydrolase translates to MTLHYSVLASGSTGNAIFIKTEQTRLLVDAGLSGKKLEQLFAEIGEHPGQLDAILITHEHADHIKGLGVLARRYKIPVYANAKTWFELDKLCGKIDGEQKFHFERGQTLTLGDIDIESYGISHDAVEPMAFCFYHGGKKLSMATDLGYVSEKIKGILRGSQVLIFEANHDVQMLRMSRYPWNIKRRILSDVGHLSNEASGEALAEIITDCTQKVYLAHLSQDNNMQDLARMTVEQILKAEGVPVGQQVTLHDTYPDRPTRLVAV, encoded by the coding sequence GTGACCTTACACTATTCTGTCTTGGCCAGCGGCAGTACAGGCAATGCGATTTTTATCAAAACAGAACAAACGCGTCTCTTAGTGGATGCTGGCTTATCAGGCAAGAAATTGGAACAGCTGTTTGCTGAGATCGGAGAACACCCCGGTCAACTGGATGCCATTTTAATCACCCATGAGCATGCCGACCATATCAAGGGCTTGGGGGTGCTGGCCCGCCGCTATAAAATACCGGTTTATGCCAACGCTAAAACATGGTTTGAACTGGATAAGTTGTGTGGGAAAATAGACGGGGAGCAAAAGTTTCATTTTGAGCGGGGGCAAACTTTAACTTTGGGCGATATCGACATTGAGTCCTACGGCATTTCCCATGATGCCGTAGAGCCTATGGCTTTCTGTTTTTACCACGGGGGCAAAAAGCTCAGCATGGCGACGGATTTGGGCTATGTCAGTGAAAAAATTAAAGGCATTTTGCGCGGCTCGCAGGTGCTCATTTTTGAAGCTAACCATGATGTCCAGATGCTGAGGATGAGCCGCTATCCGTGGAACATTAAGCGCAGGATTTTAAGTGATGTGGGCCACCTGTCCAATGAAGCCAGTGGGGAGGCTTTGGCTGAGATTATTACCGATTGCACCCAAAAAGTGTATTTGGCTCATCTTAGTCAAGATAACAACATGCAGGATTTGGCCCGTATGACCGTGGAACAGATTTTGAAGGCGGAAGGCGTGCCCGTTGGCCAGCAGGTGACTTTGCATGATACATATCCTGACCGCCCGACCAGGCTGGTGGCGGTTTAG
- a CDS encoding two-component system regulatory protein YycI yields the protein MNWANTKSILIVVFLLLNIFLGWQLWQKHTNHPELAFIYEHSLDELLLLHQITLDTDLDPEQPHMAQLEVRSLTESDRPNLPDAQGQSITVKDNVIISAFSPAYPLEGEFDPQLFKELFVKEYVYRGEDYNFNYMDEAEISYIQYYGEFPLFIGSLTIFLNEQGGVTGYKQRYYHVVNEGDKQPIISSYTSLRTLLDQQVIPPLAVIREVTLGYYGQVYAAENQVLTPTWRIIYEDRNQLKVTYVNAYTGAIELDPNKAG from the coding sequence ATGAATTGGGCCAATACCAAATCGATCCTTATTGTGGTCTTTCTTTTACTTAACATTTTTCTCGGCTGGCAATTGTGGCAAAAGCATACCAACCATCCAGAACTGGCCTTTATCTATGAGCATTCTCTGGATGAGCTTTTGCTTTTGCATCAGATCACATTGGATACAGATCTGGACCCGGAACAGCCGCACATGGCCCAATTGGAAGTGCGCTCATTGACAGAGAGCGACCGGCCCAACCTTCCTGATGCACAGGGGCAGAGCATTACTGTCAAGGACAATGTGATTATCTCTGCTTTTTCTCCTGCTTATCCCTTGGAGGGGGAGTTTGATCCCCAGCTGTTTAAAGAACTTTTTGTCAAGGAGTATGTCTACCGGGGGGAAGATTACAATTTTAACTATATGGATGAAGCGGAAATCAGCTATATTCAATATTACGGTGAATTTCCCCTGTTTATTGGCAGCCTGACCATTTTCTTAAATGAACAAGGGGGAGTGACCGGTTACAAGCAACGCTATTATCATGTGGTAAATGAAGGAGACAAGCAACCGATTATATCTTCTTATACCAGTCTGAGGACTTTATTAGACCAGCAAGTGATCCCCCCTCTGGCTGTCATTCGCGAGGTGACCCTTGGCTATTATGGGCAGGTGTATGCGGCTGAAAACCAGGTGTTAACCCCAACCTGGCGCATTATTTATGAAGACCGGAATCAACTGAAAGTGACTTATGTGAATGCCTATACCGGCGCCATAGAATTAGATCCAAACAAAGCGGGATGA
- a CDS encoding YycH family regulatory protein yields MNERVKNVVLTLLVLLSLFLSWQLWTYQPRYDYLPPAEFAEPEGLAESKEFHELVKPHLIVHHLGDDQHSVSYPHTFSYNVIQGRLKDCELKPVRLIEQNQYADWQELYKHEQGIELVFFNSLPLDVLGSLFHVQLEEWLDQVELERLPRINRVWFHYDPHWENEVSALFISEEDQMLLYSRTSNMSIRDLGNYIALGQTRPVHQAYILSQGEQTVHKVHYLSTEPVSVAAFDYYYQRIPVFHMVSYLFVDPTLVRRIEEREDSILYIHGARGMQVDKTHTQMTYFHPLLEPENGEGVTGSVDVMRGIQFVNQHKGWDKPYVLDSIVDMQHERLIQVNFREYVEHYPVFGTGQQDGLYTLQVDIHMGRVVGYARSLLERGEVANKQFYQLPAGSELWRELEHQGVNLEEISAIRIGYKSEQETTFLTYRPYWVIDFKQGDRWFVQDVEEIRRHLE; encoded by the coding sequence ATGAACGAACGGGTGAAAAATGTGGTTCTGACCCTGCTGGTCTTACTCAGCTTGTTTTTATCCTGGCAATTATGGACTTATCAGCCCCGGTATGATTACCTCCCTCCGGCTGAGTTTGCCGAGCCTGAAGGTTTGGCCGAAAGCAAGGAGTTTCATGAGCTGGTCAAACCCCATTTAATCGTTCATCACCTGGGAGACGATCAGCATTCCGTTTCTTATCCACATACCTTTTCTTACAACGTGATCCAAGGGAGGCTGAAAGACTGTGAACTTAAGCCTGTCCGGCTGATTGAACAGAATCAGTATGCGGACTGGCAGGAACTTTACAAACACGAGCAGGGCATTGAACTGGTGTTTTTTAACAGCCTCCCGTTAGATGTACTTGGTAGCCTGTTTCACGTGCAGCTGGAAGAATGGCTTGACCAAGTTGAACTCGAGCGTTTGCCCCGTATTAACCGCGTCTGGTTCCATTACGATCCCCACTGGGAAAATGAAGTTTCGGCATTGTTCATATCGGAAGAGGATCAGATGCTCCTCTACAGCCGGACGTCCAATATGAGCATCCGGGATCTGGGCAATTATATTGCCCTGGGTCAGACACGTCCTGTTCATCAAGCGTATATCCTCAGCCAAGGAGAACAGACCGTCCATAAGGTGCACTATCTCAGTACCGAACCGGTCTCTGTGGCAGCCTTTGACTATTACTATCAGCGTATCCCGGTTTTTCATATGGTTTCCTATTTGTTTGTAGATCCCACTTTAGTGCGCCGGATTGAGGAAAGAGAGGACAGTATCCTCTATATACACGGGGCCAGGGGTATGCAGGTAGATAAAACGCATACGCAGATGACCTATTTTCACCCCCTTTTGGAGCCTGAAAACGGGGAAGGCGTCACCGGTTCTGTGGATGTGATGCGGGGGATCCAGTTTGTGAATCAGCATAAGGGCTGGGATAAACCTTATGTGCTGGACAGCATCGTTGACATGCAGCACGAACGGCTGATTCAGGTTAATTTTAGGGAATATGTTGAGCACTATCCTGTTTTTGGGACTGGGCAACAAGACGGTTTGTATACCCTTCAGGTGGATATCCACATGGGGCGCGTGGTGGGCTATGCCCGCTCCCTTTTAGAGCGGGGGGAAGTGGCCAACAAACAGTTTTATCAGTTGCCTGCTGGCAGTGAACTCTGGCGTGAACTGGAGCATCAGGGTGTCAACCTGGAAGAGATCAGTGCGATCCGTATCGGGTATAAAAGTGAGCAGGAGACCACGTTCTTAACCTACCGGCCCTACTGGGTGATTGATTTTAAACAGGGGGACCGCTGGTTTGTTCAGGATGTGGAAGAGATCAGGAGGCATCTGGAATGA
- a CDS encoding ATP-binding protein → MKQFTFFKGIHSKFIVILLLVIILAIQVFGVYFNRALESHLVNNFTRMLDQQAHLLAYSIQHELDKPYNEADGLGAYEHIQFLIDKMFAAIPHAEIQVLDRNGVVISTNSDNRSIIGQRNTQIEVKRALLGTRDEAIRLHPKTGHRMKIMSIPIKVNQDVVGAVYLMASLEETYQSIAEINSLLVKGTLIALCLTAVIGVALARTISAPIKEMTKQTQAMAAGDFSKQVKVYSEDEIGQLAQGINHLSQRLSEALGEIEEEKNKLASILFYMSDGLIATDRKGRIILLNQQAEMMLNKQAKEVLGQKLSDVLDFPDEVQQDTLLFREGRFQVDIGADGQPLILEITVSPLHLDGEGQGLIAVLQDVTEREQLERDRKAFVANVSHELRTPLTTMKSYVETLISGAMDDPAVAKRFLHVIANETERMIRLVNKLLQLSKLDSKRFKLRLKKLDLHALIQETIQRFSFQLQERELTVKLDIAADLPPVEADKDMLTQVLDNILSNAIKYSLAGGQIKVTARQEGDQLKLVIEDEGVGIPKQELKHIFKRFYRVDKARSRDKGGVGLGLSIAREMILAHQGSIEIDSDVGEGTAVTIRLPLQWSAGEGAS, encoded by the coding sequence ATGAAGCAGTTTACGTTTTTCAAAGGGATCCATTCGAAATTTATTGTTATTTTGCTGCTGGTCATTATACTGGCCATCCAGGTGTTTGGCGTTTATTTCAACAGGGCTTTGGAATCTCATCTGGTCAATAACTTCACCCGCATGCTTGATCAGCAAGCTCATCTTTTGGCCTATAGCATTCAGCATGAACTGGACAAACCTTATAATGAAGCAGATGGATTAGGGGCTTATGAGCATATACAATTCTTGATTGATAAAATGTTTGCCGCTATTCCCCATGCCGAAATCCAGGTGCTGGACCGCAATGGGGTGGTGATCAGCACCAATTCCGACAACCGGTCCATTATCGGCCAGCGCAACACCCAGATCGAAGTGAAACGGGCCTTATTGGGGACCCGGGATGAGGCCATCCGCCTCCATCCTAAAACGGGTCACCGGATGAAGATCATGTCCATTCCCATCAAAGTGAATCAAGACGTGGTGGGAGCCGTTTATCTGATGGCCTCCTTAGAGGAGACTTACCAGAGCATTGCTGAAATTAACAGCCTGTTGGTGAAGGGCACGTTAATCGCCCTCTGCCTGACGGCGGTTATTGGTGTGGCGTTAGCCAGAACCATCTCCGCTCCCATTAAAGAGATGACCAAGCAGACCCAAGCCATGGCAGCCGGTGATTTTTCCAAGCAAGTGAAAGTGTATAGTGAAGATGAAATTGGCCAGTTGGCCCAAGGGATAAACCACTTATCCCAACGTCTCAGCGAAGCGCTGGGCGAGATCGAGGAAGAAAAAAACAAACTGGCTTCCATCTTGTTTTATATGAGTGACGGATTGATCGCCACCGACCGGAAGGGGCGCATTATCCTTTTGAACCAACAGGCGGAGATGATGCTGAACAAACAGGCCAAAGAAGTGCTGGGCCAAAAGTTGAGTGACGTCCTCGATTTTCCAGACGAAGTGCAGCAAGATACCCTATTGTTCAGGGAAGGACGCTTTCAGGTGGATATCGGGGCGGACGGACAGCCGCTCATCTTAGAAATTACAGTCAGCCCGCTGCATCTAGACGGCGAAGGGCAGGGCTTGATTGCCGTTTTGCAGGATGTGACAGAGCGGGAGCAGCTGGAGCGGGACCGCAAAGCCTTCGTGGCCAATGTCTCCCATGAATTGCGCACGCCTTTGACAACCATGAAAAGCTATGTGGAAACATTAATCAGCGGGGCGATGGATGATCCGGCTGTAGCTAAACGTTTTTTGCATGTCATTGCCAATGAAACTGAACGGATGATCCGGCTGGTTAACAAGTTATTGCAGTTATCCAAACTGGACAGCAAACGCTTCAAGTTGCGCTTAAAAAAGCTGGATCTTCACGCCCTGATCCAGGAAACCATCCAACGCTTTTCTTTTCAGCTCCAAGAGCGTGAGTTAACGGTCAAGCTGGATATAGCGGCTGACTTGCCTCCCGTTGAAGCGGATAAGGATATGCTGACGCAGGTGCTGGATAACATTTTATCGAATGCCATTAAGTATTCCCTGGCCGGTGGACAGATTAAAGTGACAGCCCGCCAGGAAGGGGATCAGCTGAAGCTGGTGATCGAAGATGAGGGAGTAGGCATTCCCAAGCAAGAGTTGAAGCACATCTTTAAACGTTTTTACCGGGTGGACAAAGCCCGGTCCCGGGACAAGGGCGGCGTGGGCTTGGGGCTATCCATTGCCCGGGAGATGATTTTGGCTCATCAAGGCAGCATTGAGATTGACAGCGATGTGGGGGAAGGGACAGCGGTGACAATCCGCTTGCCCCTTCAATGGAGCGCGGGGGAGGGGGCATCATGA
- the yycF gene encoding response regulator YycF has protein sequence MVYKILVVDDEKPIADILQYNLEKEGYQVLTAFDGEEAVDKALYEEPDLILLDIMLPKKDGFQVCQEIRHKSQVPIIMLTAKDEEVDKVLGLELGADDYVTKPFSTRELLARVKANLRRQQQAVRTAGHSWLEIGELRIYPEAYSVYKGDRLLELTNREFELLLFLAKNKGHVLTREHLLETVWGYDYYGDVRTVDVTVRRLREKVETDPSRPEYILTRRGVGYLLQEPQPKRSER, from the coding sequence ATGGTTTATAAAATACTCGTGGTGGATGATGAAAAGCCGATCGCCGATATTTTGCAATATAATTTAGAAAAGGAAGGTTACCAGGTTTTGACCGCCTTTGACGGGGAAGAAGCGGTTGATAAGGCTTTGTATGAAGAGCCCGACTTAATTCTTTTGGATATTATGCTGCCCAAAAAAGATGGTTTTCAGGTTTGTCAGGAGATCCGCCATAAAAGCCAGGTGCCCATCATTATGTTGACGGCGAAGGACGAAGAAGTGGATAAGGTGTTGGGCCTGGAGTTGGGGGCTGACGATTATGTGACCAAGCCGTTCAGCACCCGGGAGCTTTTGGCCAGGGTCAAAGCTAATCTGCGCCGCCAGCAGCAGGCCGTCCGCACCGCTGGCCACTCATGGTTGGAGATTGGCGAATTGCGCATCTATCCGGAAGCCTATTCGGTGTATAAAGGGGACCGGCTCTTGGAGTTAACCAACCGGGAATTTGAACTGCTCCTCTTTCTGGCCAAAAACAAGGGTCATGTGTTAACAAGGGAACATTTGCTGGAAACGGTGTGGGGGTATGATTACTATGGGGATGTGCGCACAGTGGATGTGACGGTGCGCCGTCTGCGGGAAAAAGTGGAGACAGATCCCAGCCGTCCGGAGTATATTCTTACCAGACGGGGGGTTGGTTACCTTTTGCAAGAGCCCCAACCTAAAAGGAGTGAACGATGA
- a CDS encoding M23 family metallopeptidase: MALNPELDEDTLLQIGQELTVQAEKPVLTVVTVERVTEEQSIPYQVETKKDPDLYRGQTRVEREGKEGRKRIQFEVVKENGQVVSREVVAEEVLEEPVNKIVVRGEKVKPSRGNGQFMWPARGGRITSGFGMRWGRPHNGIDIAGVRDRTIVASDHGTVVKAGWHSGGYGNTVVINHNNGYRTLYAHLASVNVRPGQTVERGEVIGVMGSTGNSTGIHLHFEIHRNGTPVNPVPYLR, from the coding sequence TTGGCCTTGAATCCGGAACTAGATGAAGACACTTTGTTGCAGATTGGCCAGGAATTAACGGTTCAAGCCGAAAAGCCTGTGCTCACCGTGGTGACTGTTGAACGGGTGACAGAAGAACAATCCATTCCCTACCAGGTTGAAACCAAAAAGGATCCTGATCTGTACCGTGGTCAAACCCGTGTGGAACGGGAAGGAAAAGAAGGCAGAAAGCGGATCCAGTTTGAAGTGGTGAAAGAAAATGGACAAGTTGTCTCCCGTGAGGTTGTAGCTGAAGAAGTGCTAGAAGAACCCGTCAACAAGATAGTGGTCCGGGGGGAGAAAGTGAAGCCTTCCCGGGGCAACGGCCAATTTATGTGGCCGGCCCGCGGCGGCCGTATCACCAGCGGCTTCGGCATGCGCTGGGGACGTCCCCACAACGGCATTGATATTGCCGGTGTACGGGACCGCACCATTGTCGCTAGTGACCACGGAACAGTGGTTAAAGCCGGCTGGCATAGCGGCGGCTACGGCAATACCGTGGTGATTAATCACAACAACGGTTACCGAACCCTTTACGCCCACTTGGCCTCCGTCAATGTACGTCCCGGGCAAACCGTGGAACGGGGTGAAGTGATTGGGGTCATGGGCTCAACTGGGAACTCTACCGGGATCCATCTCCATTTTGAAATCCACCGTAACGGTACACCGGTCAATCCGGTTCCATATTTGAGATAA